Proteins from one Plasmodium relictum strain SGS1 genome assembly, chromosome: 10 genomic window:
- a CDS encoding V-type proton ATPase 16 kDa proteolipid subunit, putative, with protein sequence MRTCDPNSAFFGYMGIAASSIFSNLGAAFGTAKSGVGVCSVGVMRPDLVMKSILPVIMSGVLGIYGIIMSILIKGRISADTYSTYLGYAHLSSGLIVGLSSLASGLAIGIVGDAGVRANAQQNRLFMGLILILIFSEALALYGLIIGIYITMSDTPALCASYIN encoded by the exons aTGCGAACATGTGATCCTAATTCAGCTTTTTTTGGATATATGGGGATTGCTGCATCTTCAATTTTTTCaa ATTTGGGGGCAGCATTTGGTACAGCGAAAAGTGGAGTAGGAGTATGTAGTGTTGGTGTTATGAGGCCTGATTTAGTTATGAAATCAATATTGCCTGTAATTATGTCTGGTGTTTTAGGAATATATGGAATTATTATGTCTATTCTCATTAAAGGAAGAA TATCTGCTGATACATATTCAACTTATTTGGGGTACGCTCATTTATCATCAGGATTAATAGTTGGATTGAGTTCATTA gcTTCTGGATTAGCTATTGGTATTGTTGGTGATGCAGGTGTAAGAGCAAATGCACAACAAAATAGATTATTTATGGGATTGATTTTAATTCTCATTTTTTCTGAAGCATTGGCATTATAcg GTTTAATTATTGGTATCTATATTACAATGTCAGATACTCCTGCTCTTTGCGCATCTTACATAAATTAA
- a CDS encoding mitochondrial ribosomal protein L14 precursor, putative, translating to MIKLSHIFNGLWRQSIVRCADNSGVIKACIIGIGKNKWGTGKIGDRIRVSIRDKTSDCTVSEKTPKGIIVRRKKETKRKDGSYIKFDDNAFVMISKNKLKATKIKGPVAMETRHNCRNLARFIF from the coding sequence ATGATAAAACTCTCACATATATTTAATGGTCTTTGGAGACAATCTATTGTCAGGTGTGCAGATAATAGTGGCGTAATAAAAGCATGTATAATTGGAATTGGGAAGAATAAGTGGGGTACAGGAAAAATAGGAGATAGAATAAGAGTATCTATTAGAGATAAAACTAGTGACTGCACCGTTTCAGAAAAGACACCAAAAGGAATTATtgttagaagaaaaaaagaaacgaAAAGAAAAGATGGAAGCTATATAAAATTTGATGATAATGCTTTCGTTATGATATCAAAAAATAAGCTGAAAGctacaaaaataaaaggcCCTGTGGCAATGGAAACTAGACACAATTGTAGAAACTTAGCtcgatttattttttga
- the SLBP gene encoding histone RNA hairpin-binding protein, putative, with product MNNISNFQRSKCHYRNNELSETQINQRLKNINLTKRLISYERYINAIPKNERSNDLKNDWHPETPRVNKHLSLSQWNKEVQKWRKQIHAWGNMSEEVHKYICSLSAAEKYNYLSNLKLPELSQREIKNLKKKNEEISDMTLKNILWISDKKNPDVCADNIIIDKPLFFLPQNFNGTILNNEFIIIKQNYLEKSLFSLKDEYNENYKYLFEKYYRLYFLMRDYNLNIEKSKVETNEIIIVSKKKDHSENNNNINEINEYMKNQKIEATKYLYCSNMNTKNKYEKKKKKRF from the coding sequence ATGaataatatttcaaattttcAAAGAAGTAAATGCCACTACagaaataatgaattaagtGAAACACAAATTAATCaaagattaaaaaatattaatttaactAAGCGTTTGATATCATATGAAAGGTACATAAATGCTATAccaaaaaatgaaagaagtaatgatttaaaaaatgattggCACCCTGAAACCCCTAGAGTTAATAAGCATTTAAGTTTATCTCAGTGGAATAAAGAAGTTCAAAAATGGAGAAAACAAATTCATGCTTGGGGAAATATGTCTGAAGAGGTTCATAAATACATTTGCAGTTTATCTGCTgcagaaaaatataattatttatctaatttaaaattacCTGAGTTAAGTCAGagagaaattaaaaatttgaaaaaaaaaaacgaagAAATTTCAGATAtgacattaaaaaatattttatggaTTTCAGATAAAAAGAACCCAGATGTTTGTGCTGATAATATCATAATAGATAAGccattattttttcttcccCAAAATTTCAATGGTACTATATTGaataatgaatttataataattaaacagaactatttagaaaaatcactattttcattaaaagatGAATacaatgaaaattataaatatttatttgaaaaatattatagattatattttttgatgagagattataatttaaatattgaaaaaagcAAAGTAGAAAcaaatgaaattattattgtttcaaaaaaaaaagatcattctgaaaataataataatataaatgaaataaacgAATACATGAAAAATCAGAAAATAGAGGcaacaaaatatttatactGCTCTAATatgaatacaaaaaataaatatgaaaaaaaaaaaaaaaaaagattttaa